In Cotesia glomerata isolate CgM1 linkage group LG1, MPM_Cglom_v2.3, whole genome shotgun sequence, one genomic interval encodes:
- the LOC123272208 gene encoding uncharacterized protein LOC123272208 translates to MGSRLRKAKKENSGIGGKGASKLTDKVITQLSAYYGLAIRRHPESVEDMKREIWATYLHKISTDKNPQHMNCPPEPDSWCKWQKAAAEGTEDDFHHENPPLTDKVLKVMKPIYECLSDDSLLERCLGSETQNNNESLNSLIWTFAPKHVHAESQTIEIANCLTVCIFNEGFYPILQIMSLMGIKIGLESYGFAVRRNAARIERSEVRASDASKKERTARYTERNAENSQYKVEEVPMYEAGMAD, encoded by the coding sequence ATGGGATCGCGTCTCCGGAAGgcgaaaaaagaaaatagtgGAATTGGTGGTAAGGGTGCTAGTAAATTGACTGATAAAGTAATCACTCAGTTGTCTGCGTACTACGGATTAGCTATCCGTCGTCATCCTGAATCCGTTGAAGATATGAAACGAGAAATATGGGCCACGTACTTGCATAAAATTTCAACTGATAAGAACCCTCAGCACATGAATTGCCCTCCTGAACCAGACAGCTGGTGCAAGTGGCAGAAAGCAGCGGCCGAAGGAACTGAGGATGACTTTCACCATGAAAATCCACCTCTAACTGATAaggttttaaaagttatgaaaccTATTTATGAATGCTTATCAGATGATTCTTTATTAGAACGTTGCTTGGGCAgcgaaactcaaaataacaacGAGTCACTTAACTCTTTAATATGGACATTTGCACCCAAACATGTCCATGCCGAGTCCCAGACAATTGAGATTGCTAATTGTTTAACAGTTTGCATTTTCAATGAAGGCTTTTATcctattttacaaataatgagTCTAATGGGAATAAAAATAGGTCTGGAATCCTATGGGTTTGCTGTTAGGCGCAACGCAGCAAGGATTGAACGGTCTGAGGTTCGAGCTTCAGATGCTTCAAAAAAGGAAAGAACTGCTCGTTATACAGAGAGAAATGCTGAAAACAGTCAATATAAAGTAGAGGAAGTCCCAATGTATGAAGCTGGGATGGCTGATTAA